A genomic stretch from uncultured Cohaesibacter sp. includes:
- a CDS encoding 2-dehydro-3-deoxy-6-phosphogalactonate aldolase: MVSLVRDQFETAFAKMPLVAILRGIPAERAKTLLSILVEEGFTLIEVPLTSADATDAIREMVEAAPEGIMIGAGTVLSSEDVQAVYDAGARFIVTPNTDSDVIKKANALDMPSCIGCLTPTEALLATRSGATVLKIFPAARLGGQYIKDVKVVLPPDMRVLAVGGVGPADFEEYVVAGAAGFGIGSDLWKVGRSDDDVRSAARALVSQWKGMQ; this comes from the coding sequence ATGGTAAGCCTAGTCAGAGACCAGTTCGAAACCGCCTTTGCCAAGATGCCCCTTGTGGCCATCTTGCGCGGCATTCCGGCTGAACGGGCCAAAACCCTCCTCTCTATCCTTGTTGAAGAAGGCTTCACCTTGATCGAAGTGCCGTTGACCTCGGCGGATGCGACCGATGCAATCCGGGAGATGGTCGAGGCTGCTCCCGAAGGCATCATGATCGGGGCTGGGACTGTGTTAAGCTCTGAAGATGTTCAGGCTGTTTATGATGCGGGCGCACGTTTCATCGTTACGCCCAACACCGACTCGGACGTCATCAAGAAAGCCAATGCGCTGGATATGCCATCCTGCATCGGTTGTCTGACCCCAACCGAAGCCTTACTGGCAACGCGCTCGGGCGCAACCGTGTTGAAAATCTTCCCTGCAGCCCGCTTGGGTGGGCAGTATATCAAGGATGTCAAGGTCGTGTTGCCGCCGGATATGCGGGTGCTGGCCGTGGGTGGGGTCGGCCCTGCCGACTTCGAGGAGTATGTGGTCGCAGGCGCTGCCGGCTTCGGCATCGGGTCTGACCTCTGGAAGGTGGGCCGGTCTGATGACGATGTCAGAAGCGCTGCCCGCGCGTTGGTGAGCCAATGGAAGGGAATGCAATGA
- a CDS encoding 2-dehydro-3-deoxygalactonokinase — protein sequence MTKKLIIVDWGTTSFRAWLLEAETGSILAEITEGKGMRALLRSEFAAYAKSQLDGWRADSEETIPVYLAGMVGAPQGWQQAPQPPLPMRGEQLVRDIVPVADMADTYIIPGVRQSGEPQDADVIRGEEVQIFGAMASLGRQSGLVCLPGTHSKWCEMQDGVFTRFHTSMTGEVYEVMSKHSILGLMADPSAEFDADGFEKGLGQVAGEGGLLNHLFKARARVLYGDLEQSQTASFLSGMLIGSEIRAMRAIYECEGREILLVCADRLAKPYSHALSHLGLSCRHISSKDATLAGVRALAALHDLNSK from the coding sequence ATGACCAAGAAGCTGATCATTGTCGATTGGGGCACTACCTCTTTCAGGGCGTGGCTGCTGGAAGCGGAAACCGGCTCCATCCTCGCCGAAATCACCGAAGGCAAGGGGATGCGGGCGCTGCTGCGCAGTGAATTCGCGGCCTACGCCAAGAGCCAGCTGGATGGCTGGCGCGCCGACAGCGAAGAGACCATCCCGGTTTATCTCGCCGGTATGGTCGGGGCGCCTCAGGGCTGGCAACAGGCACCTCAGCCGCCGTTGCCCATGCGCGGGGAGCAGCTTGTTCGCGATATCGTACCCGTGGCCGACATGGCTGATACCTATATCATTCCCGGTGTGCGTCAGTCCGGAGAGCCGCAGGATGCCGATGTCATTCGCGGGGAGGAAGTGCAGATCTTTGGTGCCATGGCGAGCCTTGGTCGCCAAAGTGGGCTGGTATGCTTGCCGGGCACACATAGCAAATGGTGCGAAATGCAGGATGGGGTCTTCACCCGCTTCCATACGTCCATGACGGGCGAAGTTTACGAGGTGATGAGCAAACACTCGATCCTTGGTCTGATGGCTGATCCGTCTGCGGAGTTCGATGCGGATGGCTTTGAAAAGGGCCTTGGTCAGGTGGCCGGCGAGGGCGGTTTGCTCAACCATCTCTTCAAGGCCCGTGCACGTGTGCTCTATGGCGATCTGGAGCAATCCCAGACAGCAAGTTTCCTCTCCGGCATGTTGATTGGCTCGGAAATCAGGGCAATGCGCGCAATTTATGAATGCGAGGGCAGAGAAATCCTGCTTGTTTGCGCTGACCGGCTTGCAAAACCCTACAGTCATGCGCTGTCTCACCTGGGTTTGTCCTGCCGCCATATTTCTTCCAAGGATGCAACACTCGCCGGGGTTCGCGCATTGGCGGCCCTGCATGACCTAAACAGCAAATAA
- the gndA gene encoding NADP-dependent phosphogluconate dehydrogenase has protein sequence MMQTRTLADIAIIGLGVMGRNLALNFVDHGFSVAAYDTFPEVLDGAREELGASVGLYDSLEALVASLKKPARILMMIKAGEPVDEMIARLAPLLAAGDIVMDGGNSFYRDTERRAALLEAKDLVFVGLGVSGGETGARFGPALMAGGDSAALAHVDDLFSAIAAKAPDGGACYAAHGAGGAGHFVKTVHNGIEYAQMQLLAEAYLLLSGPAGRDHGQISSLFSSWNRGPAASYLLEISAVIAGTMDPETDRPILDFIKDAAGHKGTGRWTTEAGLEYGVAIPTIAAAFLARALSGRDRLSLEKRLSPNEGINGEALAEEIGAALPAAMLACYIQGLELIAAASDANGWHTDLAAVARGWRAGCIIRSAMLDPIAAIPQGTDMLASEYASGLLDGSETAMRSVASMAAISGTAVPCFYSALSWLDGRRSACVGANLIQGQRDYFGAHTFERTDKSGHFHFDWNAKAQ, from the coding sequence ATGATGCAAACCCGCACACTCGCAGATATTGCCATCATCGGGCTTGGGGTCATGGGGCGCAATCTGGCGCTCAACTTTGTCGACCACGGATTCAGCGTTGCCGCTTACGATACCTTCCCTGAGGTGCTAGACGGTGCGCGTGAGGAACTGGGTGCAAGCGTCGGGCTGTATGATAGCCTTGAAGCCCTTGTCGCCTCTTTGAAAAAGCCGGCCCGTATCCTGATGATGATCAAGGCCGGAGAGCCGGTGGACGAGATGATCGCCCGCCTCGCCCCCCTGCTTGCGGCAGGGGATATCGTGATGGACGGCGGCAATTCCTTCTATCGGGATACGGAGCGTCGCGCTGCGTTGCTTGAAGCCAAGGATCTTGTCTTTGTCGGCCTCGGGGTGTCCGGTGGGGAGACCGGGGCCCGGTTCGGACCGGCCCTGATGGCCGGAGGCGACAGCGCAGCTCTCGCTCATGTTGATGATCTTTTCTCAGCCATTGCGGCCAAGGCACCTGATGGCGGGGCCTGCTATGCGGCTCATGGCGCAGGTGGAGCAGGGCACTTCGTCAAGACCGTTCACAATGGGATCGAATATGCCCAGATGCAGCTTCTCGCAGAAGCCTATCTGCTGCTGTCTGGGCCTGCCGGACGCGACCACGGACAAATCTCCTCCCTCTTTTCCAGTTGGAACCGCGGTCCGGCAGCCTCCTATCTGTTGGAGATCTCTGCTGTCATTGCCGGCACCATGGACCCGGAGACGGACCGTCCCATTCTGGACTTCATCAAGGATGCGGCAGGACACAAGGGCACCGGTCGCTGGACAACCGAGGCGGGCCTTGAATATGGCGTAGCGATCCCGACGATTGCTGCGGCCTTCTTGGCGCGGGCGCTTTCCGGTCGGGACCGATTGTCACTGGAAAAACGGCTGTCTCCCAATGAGGGCATCAATGGGGAGGCGTTGGCCGAAGAGATCGGCGCAGCACTGCCTGCGGCCATGCTGGCCTGTTATATTCAGGGGCTTGAACTGATAGCAGCGGCTTCTGATGCCAATGGCTGGCATACCGATCTGGCCGCTGTGGCCCGAGGCTGGCGTGCAGGCTGCATCATCCGCTCGGCGATGCTGGATCCGATTGCCGCCATACCGCAAGGAACGGACATGCTTGCAAGCGAGTATGCCAGCGGCCTTCTGGATGGTTCTGAAACAGCCATGCGGTCTGTTGCCTCAATGGCTGCTATATCGGGCACCGCAGTGCCTTGCTTCTATTCCGCTCTTTCATGGCTGGATGGGCGGCGCAGCGCATGCGTCGGGGCGAACCTTATTCAGGGGCAACGCGACTATTTCGGCGCACATACATTCGAGCGCACCGATAAATCCGGCCATTTTCACTTCGATTGGAATGCAAAAGCGCAGTGA
- a CDS encoding gluconokinase — MIIVVMGISGSGKSTLGQLLADRLNVPFEEGDAYHSNESVKKMAAGIALTDEDRKPWLATLAEAMRVWDDKGETRVVSCSSLRKSYRDIFRGATDNLRFIFLDGAKELVRARMAERQSHFMPVQLIESQIAALEVPDGEEDVIRIDISRDPEAMADELFGMVKPLL; from the coding sequence ATGATCATTGTCGTCATGGGAATCTCAGGAAGCGGAAAATCAACACTTGGGCAGTTGTTGGCAGATCGTTTGAATGTTCCGTTTGAAGAAGGCGATGCCTATCATTCCAACGAGAGTGTCAAGAAGATGGCCGCAGGTATTGCTTTGACGGATGAGGACCGCAAGCCGTGGCTTGCCACGCTGGCCGAGGCGATGCGTGTCTGGGATGACAAAGGAGAAACACGGGTGGTGAGCTGCTCATCCTTGCGCAAATCCTACCGCGATATATTTAGAGGCGCTACGGATAACTTGCGCTTCATCTTTCTGGATGGGGCCAAGGAGTTGGTGCGCGCTCGCATGGCCGAACGGCAAAGCCATTTCATGCCGGTGCAACTGATCGAAAGTCAGATCGCCGCGCTGGAAGTGCCCGACGGAGAAGAGGATGTCATCCGCATCGATATTTCCAGAGATCCTGAAGCCATGGCTGACGAGCTGTTCGGCATGGTGAAACCGCTTCTGTGA
- a CDS encoding aldo/keto reductase: protein MKYNYLGHSGLKVSALQLGTMTFGGTGFFAKAGNIDVKGAKRQLDMIVEAGVNMLDTSNIYSNGSSEEVIGQAIEGHRNDLLIATKVRFPMGSGPNDSGLSRHHIIEACEASLKRLKTDHIDLYWCHEWDGMTPVEETLRAMDDLMQAGKIRYLGVSNFSGWHIMKYLNAAEKNQTIRPVAQQIHYTLQAREAEQELLPVGIDQGLGAVIWSPLACGLLTGKYRRGKPDPDGTRRVQGWTEPPIYDVEALYDIVEVLIEIADGYEGVTPAQVALAWLMSRPSVASAIVGARNDAQLADNLKAADLTLSAEALEKLDKVSRKPLPYPYWHQKATAPDRLSPADLSLIGPHLEED, encoded by the coding sequence ATGAAATACAATTATTTGGGACATTCAGGGCTCAAGGTTTCCGCTCTGCAGCTGGGCACCATGACATTTGGTGGCACGGGCTTTTTCGCCAAAGCCGGCAATATCGATGTCAAAGGGGCCAAGAGACAGCTCGACATGATCGTTGAAGCCGGTGTCAACATGCTGGATACCTCCAATATCTATTCGAACGGATCATCCGAGGAGGTGATCGGCCAAGCCATTGAAGGCCATCGCAATGATCTTCTGATTGCCACAAAGGTGCGCTTTCCCATGGGCTCTGGCCCCAATGATAGCGGCCTTTCTCGCCACCATATCATCGAGGCTTGTGAAGCGAGCTTGAAACGCCTCAAAACGGATCACATCGATCTTTACTGGTGCCATGAATGGGATGGCATGACGCCGGTGGAAGAGACCCTGCGCGCCATGGATGATCTGATGCAGGCCGGAAAAATAAGATATCTCGGCGTATCCAATTTCTCAGGCTGGCACATCATGAAATATCTCAATGCAGCAGAGAAAAATCAGACGATCCGCCCCGTCGCACAGCAGATCCATTATACGCTGCAAGCCCGAGAAGCCGAGCAGGAGCTCCTGCCAGTGGGCATTGATCAGGGCCTTGGCGCCGTGATCTGGTCGCCTCTGGCTTGCGGCCTTCTGACAGGAAAATACCGGCGCGGCAAACCGGATCCAGATGGCACACGCCGCGTGCAAGGCTGGACAGAACCACCCATCTACGATGTCGAGGCGCTCTATGATATTGTGGAAGTGCTCATCGAGATCGCCGATGGCTATGAAGGCGTCACCCCGGCGCAAGTTGCTCTGGCCTGGCTGATGAGCCGCCCCAGCGTGGCCAGTGCCATTGTCGGCGCCCGCAATGATGCGCAACTCGCGGACAATCTGAAAGCAGCCGACCTCACGCTTTCCGCCGAAGCGCTTGAAAAGTTGGATAAAGTCAGCCGCAAGCCCCTCCCCTATCCCTACTGGCATCAGAAGGCCACGGCGCCGGATCGCCTGTCACCTGCTGACTTGTCCCTGATCGGTCCGCATCTTGAAGAAGACTAG
- a CDS encoding sugar phosphate isomerase/epimerase → MKTLKGPGLFLAQFVGDKPPFNDLFAIAKWAADLGYKGLQIPTGDNLFDLDLAATSKDYCDELKGKLAELGVEITELSTHIQGQLVAVHPAYDALFDNFAPEAVRGNPQARQEWAVGHVKKVGLVSKNLGLDTHVSFSGALAWPYVYPWPQRPGGLVEEAFAELAKRWKPILDYHEELGVDVAYELHPGEDLHDGVTFERFLEELDGHRRANILYDPSHFMLQALDYLAFIDIYHDRIKAFHVKDAELQYNGRSGVYGGYQSWVDRPGRFRSLGDGCVDFKSIFSKMAQYDFEGWAVLEWECALKHPEDGAREGATFIAGHIIRVTEHAFDDFASSGVDAATNRRLLGLDED, encoded by the coding sequence ATGAAGACACTTAAAGGCCCCGGGCTTTTTCTGGCCCAGTTCGTCGGAGACAAACCTCCGTTCAATGATCTGTTTGCCATTGCCAAATGGGCGGCTGATCTGGGCTACAAGGGTTTGCAGATTCCAACCGGTGACAATCTGTTCGATCTGGATCTGGCTGCGACCTCCAAGGACTATTGTGATGAGCTCAAAGGCAAGCTGGCCGAGCTTGGCGTGGAAATCACAGAACTCTCGACACATATTCAGGGGCAGCTGGTTGCCGTGCATCCGGCCTATGATGCGTTGTTTGACAATTTCGCGCCGGAAGCCGTGCGCGGCAATCCGCAAGCCCGCCAGGAATGGGCGGTCGGGCATGTCAAGAAGGTTGGCCTTGTATCAAAGAATCTTGGCCTTGATACCCATGTGAGCTTTTCGGGCGCGCTGGCATGGCCCTATGTCTATCCATGGCCACAGCGCCCGGGCGGTCTGGTGGAAGAGGCTTTTGCCGAGCTTGCCAAACGCTGGAAACCGATTCTGGACTATCATGAAGAGCTGGGCGTCGATGTGGCCTATGAGTTGCATCCGGGAGAAGACCTGCATGACGGGGTGACATTCGAGCGCTTTCTGGAAGAGCTGGATGGTCATCGCCGCGCCAATATCCTTTATGATCCGTCCCACTTCATGCTGCAGGCGCTGGATTATCTCGCCTTCATCGATATCTATCACGATCGGATCAAGGCGTTCCATGTGAAGGATGCCGAGCTACAATATAATGGCCGGTCCGGTGTTTATGGTGGCTATCAGTCATGGGTGGATCGTCCTGGGCGTTTCCGTTCGCTGGGCGATGGTTGTGTCGATTTCAAGAGCATTTTCTCGAAAATGGCTCAATATGACTTTGAAGGCTGGGCTGTTCTCGAATGGGAATGTGCGCTCAAGCATCCTGAAGATGGGGCCCGTGAAGGGGCCACCTTCATTGCCGGCCACATTATCCGCGTAACCGAACATGCCTTTGATGATTTTGCCAGCTCCGGTGTGGATGCGGCAACCAATCGTCGACTTCTCGGACTTGATGAGGACTGA
- a CDS encoding Gfo/Idh/MocA family oxidoreductase codes for MALNDTNMQIKSHRKLKLGMVGGGVTAFIGGVHRIASRIDDRYELVAGALDHDPERGRAFAVAIGIAPDRTYDNYEDMIKAEAGRPDKPDVIAIVTPNFLHYPVAKAALEAGFHVICEKPMTTSLDDAKELAETVRKTGKTLFLTHTYTGYPMVRQAREMVANGAIGALRRVQVEYAQDWLAAPDEDPQAASANWRNDPKKAGQGGAIGDIGTHAYNLAAFVAGVEPTEILADLTAQVPGRQVDDDASILMRYANGARGSIWASQVVAGNGNNLSLRIYGATCGLEWWQEKPEELWYTPLGEPRRLLRRNGVENTPAALAGSRIPAAHPEGYLEAFANIYRDAADAIEANEAAELVPNADDGVSGLAFVEASLESSAKGGVWVALKEKI; via the coding sequence ATGGCCTTGAATGATACCAATATGCAAATCAAAAGCCATCGCAAGCTGAAGCTGGGCATGGTTGGTGGCGGGGTGACTGCCTTTATCGGTGGCGTGCACCGTATCGCGTCGCGCATTGATGATCGCTATGAGCTGGTTGCCGGGGCGCTTGATCACGATCCCGAACGCGGCAGGGCTTTCGCTGTTGCCATCGGCATTGCGCCGGATCGCACCTATGACAATTATGAGGACATGATCAAGGCGGAAGCAGGCCGTCCTGACAAGCCTGATGTTATCGCCATTGTCACACCGAATTTCCTGCATTATCCGGTGGCCAAAGCTGCGCTGGAAGCGGGCTTTCATGTGATTTGCGAAAAGCCGATGACCACATCGCTGGACGATGCCAAGGAGCTGGCGGAAACCGTCAGGAAAACCGGCAAGACCTTGTTTCTGACCCATACCTATACCGGCTATCCGATGGTGCGTCAGGCACGCGAAATGGTTGCCAACGGCGCCATTGGCGCGTTGCGTCGGGTGCAGGTGGAATATGCTCAGGATTGGCTCGCAGCGCCGGATGAAGACCCGCAAGCGGCCAGCGCAAACTGGCGCAATGATCCCAAGAAGGCCGGACAGGGCGGAGCCATCGGCGATATTGGCACCCACGCCTACAATCTGGCCGCTTTTGTGGCAGGCGTCGAGCCAACCGAGATTCTGGCTGATCTGACCGCGCAGGTGCCCGGGCGTCAAGTGGATGACGATGCCAGTATTCTGATGCGCTATGCCAACGGGGCCAGAGGCTCCATCTGGGCCAGTCAGGTGGTTGCTGGCAACGGTAACAATCTCTCGCTGCGTATCTATGGAGCAACCTGCGGTCTGGAATGGTGGCAGGAAAAGCCTGAAGAGCTTTGGTATACGCCGCTTGGCGAGCCGCGCCGCCTGCTGCGCCGCAACGGGGTTGAGAATACACCTGCCGCTCTGGCTGGTAGCCGCATTCCGGCCGCTCATCCGGAAGGCTATCTGGAAGCCTTTGCCAATATTTACCGCGATGCCGCCGATGCAATCGAGGCGAATGAAGCAGCAGAACTTGTACCCAATGCCGATGACGGTGTCAGCGGGTTGGCCTTTGTCGAAGCCAGCCTTGAGTCTTCGGCCAAAGGCGGTGTCTGGGTGGCTTTGAAAGAAAAGATCTAG
- a CDS encoding metal/formaldehyde-sensitive transcriptional repressor yields MPKSPEDKKRALTRVRKIKGQCEALERAIEAGADCTPILQQIAAVRGAVNGLMVEVMDSHIREEFVFPDDPGGKKTQELLHLVRNYLK; encoded by the coding sequence ATGCCCAAAAGCCCCGAAGACAAAAAACGTGCGCTGACGCGCGTCCGCAAAATCAAAGGCCAGTGCGAAGCATTGGAACGCGCAATCGAAGCGGGAGCGGACTGTACGCCGATCCTGCAACAGATCGCAGCGGTTCGAGGCGCCGTCAATGGGCTGATGGTTGAAGTCATGGACAGCCATATTCGGGAGGAATTTGTGTTTCCCGATGATCCCGGCGGCAAGAAAACGCAGGAACTGCTTCATCTTGTTCGGAACTATCTGAAATAG